A single Saccopteryx bilineata isolate mSacBil1 chromosome 9, mSacBil1_pri_phased_curated, whole genome shotgun sequence DNA region contains:
- the LOC136313414 gene encoding carbohydrate sulfotransferase 6 isoform X2: MEYLPQPGSPQLPACSMWLPRISSTAVTALLLAQTGLLLFLVSRPRLTSPAGGEERVHVLVLSSWRSGSSFVGQLFSQHPDVFYLMEPAWHVWAALSQGSAPALHMAVRDLVRSVFLCDMDVFDAYLPWRRNLSDLFQWAVSRALCSPPACSAFQRGAISSEAVCKPLCARRPFSLAQEACRSYSHVVLKEVRFFNLQVLYPLLTDPALNLHIVHLVRDPRAVLRSREQTAKALARDNGIVLGTNGTWVEADPGLRVVREVCRSHVRIAEAATRKPPPFLRDRYRLVRFEDLARAPLPEIRALYAFAGLSLTPQLEAWIHNITHGSGPGARREAFKTTSRDALNVSQAWRHALPFTKIRRVQELCAGALQLLGYRPVFSEEEQRDLALDLVLPRGPSSFSWASSTDAHPGP, encoded by the coding sequence GCTCCCTGCCTGCAGCATGTGGCTGCCACGCATCTCCAGCACCGCGGTGACCGCGCTCCTGCTGGCGCAGACTGGCCTCCTGCTCTTCCTGGTCTCCCGGCCCAGGCTGACATCCCCCGCGGGTGGCGAGGAACGGGTGCACGTGTTGGTGCTGTCCTCGTGGCGCTCAGGCTCGTCCTTCGTGGGCCAGCTCTTCAGCCAGCACCCGGATGTCTTCTACCTAATGGAGCCTGCATGGCACGTGTGGGCCGCCTTGTCGCAGGGCAGTGCACCGGCGCTACACATGGCGGTGCGTGACCTTGTGCGCTCGGTCTTCCTGTGTGACATGGACGTGTTTGACGCCTACCTGCCATGGCGTCGCAACCTCTCGGACCTCTTCCAATGGGCGGTGAGCCGTGCACTGTGCTCGCCACCAGCCTGCAGTGCCTTTCAGCGCGGAGCCATCAGCAGCGAGGCCGTATGCAAGCCGCTGTGTGCACGGAGGCCCTTCAGCCTGGCCCAGGAAGCCTGCCGCTCCTACAGCCACGTGGTGCTCAAGGAGGTGCGCTTCTTCAACCTGCaggtgctctacccactgctcaCCGACCCAGCGCTCAACCTGCACATAGTGCACCTGGTGCGCGACCCGCGGGCCGTGCTGCGCTCACGTGAGCAGACGGCCAAGGCACTGGCACGTGACAATGGCATCGTGCTGGGCACCAACGGCACGTGGGTGGAGGCTGACCCGGGCCTGCGCGTGGTACGCGAGGTGTGCCGCAGCCACGTGCGCATCGCTGAGGCCGCCACCCGCAAACCACCTCCCTTTTTGCGTGACCGCTACCGCCTGGTGCGCTTCGAGGACCTGGCACGAGCACCGCTGCCCGAGATCCGTGCACTCTACGCCTTCGCCGGCCTGAGCCTCACGCCGCAGCTGGAGGCCTGGATCCACAACATCACGCACGGGTCCGGGCCTGGTGCACGCAGGGAGGCCTTCAAGACCACTTCTCGTGACGCACTCAATGTCTCCCAGGCCTGGCGCCATGCGCTGCCCTTCACCAAGATCCGCCGCGTGCAGGAACTGTGTGCGGGCGCACTGCAGCTGCTGGGCTACCGGCCTGTGTTTTCCGAGGAGGAGCAGCGTGACCTCGCCCTGGACTTGGTGCTGCCGCGCGGTCCAAGCAGCTTCAGCTGGGCATCGTCCACTGATGCGCACCCCGGGCCttag
- the LOC136313414 gene encoding carbohydrate sulfotransferase 6 isoform X1 — MVLISRRAFPRNSWLPACSMWLPRISSTAVTALLLAQTGLLLFLVSRPRLTSPAGGEERVHVLVLSSWRSGSSFVGQLFSQHPDVFYLMEPAWHVWAALSQGSAPALHMAVRDLVRSVFLCDMDVFDAYLPWRRNLSDLFQWAVSRALCSPPACSAFQRGAISSEAVCKPLCARRPFSLAQEACRSYSHVVLKEVRFFNLQVLYPLLTDPALNLHIVHLVRDPRAVLRSREQTAKALARDNGIVLGTNGTWVEADPGLRVVREVCRSHVRIAEAATRKPPPFLRDRYRLVRFEDLARAPLPEIRALYAFAGLSLTPQLEAWIHNITHGSGPGARREAFKTTSRDALNVSQAWRHALPFTKIRRVQELCAGALQLLGYRPVFSEEEQRDLALDLVLPRGPSSFSWASSTDAHPGP, encoded by the coding sequence GCTCCCTGCCTGCAGCATGTGGCTGCCACGCATCTCCAGCACCGCGGTGACCGCGCTCCTGCTGGCGCAGACTGGCCTCCTGCTCTTCCTGGTCTCCCGGCCCAGGCTGACATCCCCCGCGGGTGGCGAGGAACGGGTGCACGTGTTGGTGCTGTCCTCGTGGCGCTCAGGCTCGTCCTTCGTGGGCCAGCTCTTCAGCCAGCACCCGGATGTCTTCTACCTAATGGAGCCTGCATGGCACGTGTGGGCCGCCTTGTCGCAGGGCAGTGCACCGGCGCTACACATGGCGGTGCGTGACCTTGTGCGCTCGGTCTTCCTGTGTGACATGGACGTGTTTGACGCCTACCTGCCATGGCGTCGCAACCTCTCGGACCTCTTCCAATGGGCGGTGAGCCGTGCACTGTGCTCGCCACCAGCCTGCAGTGCCTTTCAGCGCGGAGCCATCAGCAGCGAGGCCGTATGCAAGCCGCTGTGTGCACGGAGGCCCTTCAGCCTGGCCCAGGAAGCCTGCCGCTCCTACAGCCACGTGGTGCTCAAGGAGGTGCGCTTCTTCAACCTGCaggtgctctacccactgctcaCCGACCCAGCGCTCAACCTGCACATAGTGCACCTGGTGCGCGACCCGCGGGCCGTGCTGCGCTCACGTGAGCAGACGGCCAAGGCACTGGCACGTGACAATGGCATCGTGCTGGGCACCAACGGCACGTGGGTGGAGGCTGACCCGGGCCTGCGCGTGGTACGCGAGGTGTGCCGCAGCCACGTGCGCATCGCTGAGGCCGCCACCCGCAAACCACCTCCCTTTTTGCGTGACCGCTACCGCCTGGTGCGCTTCGAGGACCTGGCACGAGCACCGCTGCCCGAGATCCGTGCACTCTACGCCTTCGCCGGCCTGAGCCTCACGCCGCAGCTGGAGGCCTGGATCCACAACATCACGCACGGGTCCGGGCCTGGTGCACGCAGGGAGGCCTTCAAGACCACTTCTCGTGACGCACTCAATGTCTCCCAGGCCTGGCGCCATGCGCTGCCCTTCACCAAGATCCGCCGCGTGCAGGAACTGTGTGCGGGCGCACTGCAGCTGCTGGGCTACCGGCCTGTGTTTTCCGAGGAGGAGCAGCGTGACCTCGCCCTGGACTTGGTGCTGCCGCGCGGTCCAAGCAGCTTCAGCTGGGCATCGTCCACTGATGCGCACCCCGGGCCttag
- the LOC136313414 gene encoding carbohydrate sulfotransferase 6 isoform X3: protein MWLPRISSTAVTALLLAQTGLLLFLVSRPRLTSPAGGEERVHVLVLSSWRSGSSFVGQLFSQHPDVFYLMEPAWHVWAALSQGSAPALHMAVRDLVRSVFLCDMDVFDAYLPWRRNLSDLFQWAVSRALCSPPACSAFQRGAISSEAVCKPLCARRPFSLAQEACRSYSHVVLKEVRFFNLQVLYPLLTDPALNLHIVHLVRDPRAVLRSREQTAKALARDNGIVLGTNGTWVEADPGLRVVREVCRSHVRIAEAATRKPPPFLRDRYRLVRFEDLARAPLPEIRALYAFAGLSLTPQLEAWIHNITHGSGPGARREAFKTTSRDALNVSQAWRHALPFTKIRRVQELCAGALQLLGYRPVFSEEEQRDLALDLVLPRGPSSFSWASSTDAHPGP from the coding sequence ATGTGGCTGCCACGCATCTCCAGCACCGCGGTGACCGCGCTCCTGCTGGCGCAGACTGGCCTCCTGCTCTTCCTGGTCTCCCGGCCCAGGCTGACATCCCCCGCGGGTGGCGAGGAACGGGTGCACGTGTTGGTGCTGTCCTCGTGGCGCTCAGGCTCGTCCTTCGTGGGCCAGCTCTTCAGCCAGCACCCGGATGTCTTCTACCTAATGGAGCCTGCATGGCACGTGTGGGCCGCCTTGTCGCAGGGCAGTGCACCGGCGCTACACATGGCGGTGCGTGACCTTGTGCGCTCGGTCTTCCTGTGTGACATGGACGTGTTTGACGCCTACCTGCCATGGCGTCGCAACCTCTCGGACCTCTTCCAATGGGCGGTGAGCCGTGCACTGTGCTCGCCACCAGCCTGCAGTGCCTTTCAGCGCGGAGCCATCAGCAGCGAGGCCGTATGCAAGCCGCTGTGTGCACGGAGGCCCTTCAGCCTGGCCCAGGAAGCCTGCCGCTCCTACAGCCACGTGGTGCTCAAGGAGGTGCGCTTCTTCAACCTGCaggtgctctacccactgctcaCCGACCCAGCGCTCAACCTGCACATAGTGCACCTGGTGCGCGACCCGCGGGCCGTGCTGCGCTCACGTGAGCAGACGGCCAAGGCACTGGCACGTGACAATGGCATCGTGCTGGGCACCAACGGCACGTGGGTGGAGGCTGACCCGGGCCTGCGCGTGGTACGCGAGGTGTGCCGCAGCCACGTGCGCATCGCTGAGGCCGCCACCCGCAAACCACCTCCCTTTTTGCGTGACCGCTACCGCCTGGTGCGCTTCGAGGACCTGGCACGAGCACCGCTGCCCGAGATCCGTGCACTCTACGCCTTCGCCGGCCTGAGCCTCACGCCGCAGCTGGAGGCCTGGATCCACAACATCACGCACGGGTCCGGGCCTGGTGCACGCAGGGAGGCCTTCAAGACCACTTCTCGTGACGCACTCAATGTCTCCCAGGCCTGGCGCCATGCGCTGCCCTTCACCAAGATCCGCCGCGTGCAGGAACTGTGTGCGGGCGCACTGCAGCTGCTGGGCTACCGGCCTGTGTTTTCCGAGGAGGAGCAGCGTGACCTCGCCCTGGACTTGGTGCTGCCGCGCGGTCCAAGCAGCTTCAGCTGGGCATCGTCCACTGATGCGCACCCCGGGCCttag